One genomic segment of Strix aluco isolate bStrAlu1 chromosome 14, bStrAlu1.hap1, whole genome shotgun sequence includes these proteins:
- the CNEP1R1 gene encoding nuclear envelope phosphatase-regulatory subunit 1 isoform X3 → MNSLDQAEEISMERPWENDGNKKKDLFKEKKNWARVCDLKAFERRLTEYIACLQPATGRWRMILIVVSVCTATGAWNWLIDPETQKVSFFTSLWNHPFFTISCITLIGLFFAGIHKRVVAPSIIAARCRTVLAEYNMSCDDTGKLILKPRPHVQ, encoded by the exons ATGAACTCCCTGGACCAGGCTGAGG AAATTTCAATGGAAAGACCATGGGAGAATGATGGTAATAAGAAGAAAgatctgtttaaagaaaaaaaaaactgggCTAGAGTTTGCG ATCTCAAAGCTTTTGAAAGAAGACTTACTGAATATATTGCATGTTTGCAACCAGCTACAGGACGTTGGAGAA TGATTCTGATAGTGGTATCAGTCTGCACAGCAACCGGTGCTTGGAACTGGTTAATAGACCCGGAGACACAAAAG GTGTCATTTTTCACATCACTTTGGAATCACCCATTTTTCACAATTAGCTGTATTACCCTAATAGGCTTGTTCTTTGCTGGAATACATAAAAGAGTGGTGGCACCATCAAT TATAGCAGCCCGATGTCGAACTGTTTTGGCAGAATATAATATGTCCTGTGATGAT actggaaaattaattttgaaacctAGGCCTCATGTTCAATAA
- the CNEP1R1 gene encoding nuclear envelope phosphatase-regulatory subunit 1 isoform X1: MNSLDQAEGECGGPERARRCSFGALGASGSAPGLPECAASSLRSGPHSGATLRGAKRPQEASAPSPPRSWGRRSSSAQTDLKAFERRLTEYIACLQPATGRWRMILIVVSVCTATGAWNWLIDPETQKVSFFTSLWNHPFFTISCITLIGLFFAGIHKRVVAPSIIAARCRTVLAEYNMSCDDTGKLILKPRPHVQ, encoded by the exons ATGAACTCCCTGGACCAGGCTGAGGGTGAGTGCGGCGGCCCGGAGCGAGCCCGGCGCTGCTCCTTCGGCGCGCTGGGAGCTTCCGGCTCCGCGCCTGGGCTGCCCGAGTGCGCTGCCTCGTCCCTCCGGAGCGGGCCCCACAGCGGCGCTACCCTGAGGGGGGCGAAGCGGCCGCAGGAGGCCTCGGCTCCATCTCCACCGCGCTCCTGGGGCCGGCGCTCCTCCTCGGCCCAGACAG ATCTCAAAGCTTTTGAAAGAAGACTTACTGAATATATTGCATGTTTGCAACCAGCTACAGGACGTTGGAGAA TGATTCTGATAGTGGTATCAGTCTGCACAGCAACCGGTGCTTGGAACTGGTTAATAGACCCGGAGACACAAAAG GTGTCATTTTTCACATCACTTTGGAATCACCCATTTTTCACAATTAGCTGTATTACCCTAATAGGCTTGTTCTTTGCTGGAATACATAAAAGAGTGGTGGCACCATCAAT TATAGCAGCCCGATGTCGAACTGTTTTGGCAGAATATAATATGTCCTGTGATGAT actggaaaattaattttgaaacctAGGCCTCATGTTCAATAA
- the CNEP1R1 gene encoding nuclear envelope phosphatase-regulatory subunit 1 isoform X4: protein MNSLDQAEDLKAFERRLTEYIACLQPATGRWRMILIVVSVCTATGAWNWLIDPETQKVSFFTSLWNHPFFTISCITLIGLFFAGIHKRVVAPSIIAARCRTVLAEYNMSCDDTGKLILKPRPHVQ, encoded by the exons ATGAACTCCCTGGACCAGGCTGAGG ATCTCAAAGCTTTTGAAAGAAGACTTACTGAATATATTGCATGTTTGCAACCAGCTACAGGACGTTGGAGAA TGATTCTGATAGTGGTATCAGTCTGCACAGCAACCGGTGCTTGGAACTGGTTAATAGACCCGGAGACACAAAAG GTGTCATTTTTCACATCACTTTGGAATCACCCATTTTTCACAATTAGCTGTATTACCCTAATAGGCTTGTTCTTTGCTGGAATACATAAAAGAGTGGTGGCACCATCAAT TATAGCAGCCCGATGTCGAACTGTTTTGGCAGAATATAATATGTCCTGTGATGAT actggaaaattaattttgaaacctAGGCCTCATGTTCAATAA
- the CNEP1R1 gene encoding nuclear envelope phosphatase-regulatory subunit 1 isoform X2, whose protein sequence is MNSLDQAEAEISMERPWENDGNKKKDLFKEKKNWARVCDLKAFERRLTEYIACLQPATGRWRMILIVVSVCTATGAWNWLIDPETQKVSFFTSLWNHPFFTISCITLIGLFFAGIHKRVVAPSIIAARCRTVLAEYNMSCDDTGKLILKPRPHVQ, encoded by the exons ATGAACTCCCTGGACCAGGCTGAGG CAGAAATTTCAATGGAAAGACCATGGGAGAATGATGGTAATAAGAAGAAAgatctgtttaaagaaaaaaaaaactgggCTAGAGTTTGCG ATCTCAAAGCTTTTGAAAGAAGACTTACTGAATATATTGCATGTTTGCAACCAGCTACAGGACGTTGGAGAA TGATTCTGATAGTGGTATCAGTCTGCACAGCAACCGGTGCTTGGAACTGGTTAATAGACCCGGAGACACAAAAG GTGTCATTTTTCACATCACTTTGGAATCACCCATTTTTCACAATTAGCTGTATTACCCTAATAGGCTTGTTCTTTGCTGGAATACATAAAAGAGTGGTGGCACCATCAAT TATAGCAGCCCGATGTCGAACTGTTTTGGCAGAATATAATATGTCCTGTGATGAT actggaaaattaattttgaaacctAGGCCTCATGTTCAATAA